In Epinephelus lanceolatus isolate andai-2023 chromosome 7, ASM4190304v1, whole genome shotgun sequence, the genomic stretch CTGTGAAACAGCACTGAGGAGAACGCTGAGACAGTTGACCACGCCGATATCACTTTCCTAAACTCGGAGTGCTCATCTCATTTATTTGTGTGAGAGATTTAGAGGCCAACTGACACAACAGAGCAAATGGGAGAGGcgagagaggagggaagagatTATGGATGGAAAGTGAGAAGATGAtcaagaggagagaggaaataGGGGAATATTGAGCCGGATAAAAGCTCACATTTTATGGCTGACTGTGAACTTATACACCACTGAAAGAACTGTATGAAGAGTGTAAGCTACAGCAATACTAGACCTCTGCAATCTCACTCCTGTGTGATACACAACAACATTAAGGTGCCATCTGTATCATTCTTGTTTCCCTTGAAGGGCAGCGGGCTGCTTcccttgttcttttttatttatttctagaGAGACAGATGGAAAGCAGAGAGGGGTGTGAAGCTAAAAAAGTTACAGGGCAGAAGCTTCTAAAAATATTTGGTGCTAATATACATATACATCTCAGCTGTTTGGTTGGTTGAGAATGGTATTATGAATAGTTTTGATAAAACTTTACAATGTGTAGCTCTGTTTGTCAATCTGTTGTAATGCCTTTGATACAGCACAAATCTCTGAAGTTTCTTGCAGATACTGGCTCAGTCATAAATGACTTATATAACAAATGTAAGGGGTTCCACAAGGATCCATTCTAGGTCCTCTTCCCCTCACAACAGACAGTATATCAATAATCTGGCCTTAGTGTTAATAATTGCCAGAGATTTGGGTGTGTTATGTTTGTATGTTAGAGCCTCCAGATTTCTGTAATTTTCCAACTTGTTgcctcaagtgacatcacttttagAATCAAGGGTGCCTTCTGTTGTTTGCAAAACAACAGAAGGCAAGGGGGcggttaataaacaaacatgaattATATTTATCAGTATATATATTAAATGAATTGCTTGTTTTTAACCTTCAATGTTTTCTGTTCTCACTTATTTTTTCTAAGAGGGAAATCCAGTCGCAGCAGCCTTGCAAAGGTCAGGGGTACCTGGGAGGGTTTCAAGAACTTCAGGACATTTGGGGATCCTCCCCCTGGACTTGTTTTTTATCAAAGAAGCACTACTTTGATGCTTGTTTTGCACTCTGGTACCTTACTTATattctaaatttaaaaaaaaaccatcaatttattttcacagtgaaTAAGAAAAGGGTCGGCAGGCCACCTGGCAACCTATCACAAGCCAGATTTGGCCCATAGGCTGTAAAGTGGAGTATCACTACCCTAAAATAAAGACCGCTAGCCTTGGGAACTCAGCTTTTAGTTTCGTCTTTACAAATGGAATTACCTTTAACGGTAATATATTTCTTACAGTTTGTTTCTGTCAGCTGAATGTGAATGTTTCAGTTTATATCGCCGATATACCTATACTACTATACCGACAGTTTCTATGAAACTATCGGTATAGTTTATGAGAATAAGGTTAGCATCACTGGAGGTGCAGCAATGTCATTTTGGAAAACCAACTTCACCACTTACTTGAGCCTGTTCGTTTGAGGGAGACTAAAGGCTTGGTTCTGTCAGAATCGCTGCTGGAGAAACTTGAGCGCCGCTTCCCCTGATTCCCAGACTGCTGCCTGCGGTTCTCCCCTGACTGGGTGGAGTAGAGAGAGGGTGGGAGGACATGACAGATGTGGAAGGATGCACAAAGAAGGATGAgaacagagggaaaaaagaagGCAAAGTCTGTATATTAGGCTGAGCAATAAACTACACTTCAAAATAAGTTTGAGAACACAgaggtcttttgtgtgtatgtttgtgtctgtaggTGGTGAGAGGCATGTGTTTAAGTGCCTGTCGGTGGGGTTAAGAAAGGAGTTTACAGGCTGTAAAACTACCATGACCTCTTGCCTTCCTGTCACCAGTTtgattgctttttatttttttggtctttttttccaCTCTCACGCCCACACACTGTTTTTTCTCTGGCCTACAAAAAGCCGTCATTGATAGACGTGTAACAGAGCACTGTCTGTCTGCTCGGGTGACTGATATGGAGTGTCATAttcagacagagacagtcagagacaacagctgcacacacacagacatgcagctTCTAATCCTGTCACATCAAAGTAAAGCATTACACATAAGATTTAACTGAACTTGGAAAAAGTGTGTCAGCATCTGAGCATGTGTGTCTCACCTGCATGTCCTCATTAGGGACCTCATCATATGTTCTGGAGTCTGTGGAGGTGCTGCTGGAGGATGTGACCCACCTAGgctcaaaggaaaaaaagaaatgaaatctGCATGAGATCTAAACATCACTGCATGGGTCAGTGGCCTTGCTTTGACCTCAGTCCAAATATTCCAACTCCTCCCTCTCCGACTCACTCACAGGAAGGAATGTCGCGCAGCGTCGCGGATGTTAGCGATGGTGTCTACGTCAACGTAGTCGTAATGCAGTGACTCTGGATCTGTTGCGGAGCCTGTCTCTGCCAAGAGGACGCCAAGCCATCGTCCAAGGTCCTCAGAACTGTTAGCCTAAAATTGACACAGGGCAAATTAACTTTGAATTATGAAGTGACAAAACATTTAAGTTACAAGCTGTAAAACCTAAACAATGAGTTCAAGGACACAAATGCTGCGTAGAGCTGAGGAGAACAGCAGAGCATGTTAGTCTCTCTGGGTTTGTCACTAAGAGTGACCCCCTTGAAAATACACATTCATTTGTTAATATAGATATTGATTAGTGCAACCTTAACATAACTGAAATAATGCTCAGTATTTTACCTCCAGAGCAGCCACCTCTGTGCTGTTCCGCAGAATTCGGAAGGCAAAAGGATGTTTGGGTCCCAGCCCCGGGACCACCTCGCAACCATGGAGAGGAAGTGAAGGCAGGGAGGTCCGGGGATCTCCTTTGTCATGGTAGAAGTGCAGGGAGCCTCTACACACACAACACCACTGTTCCCGCCACACCTGGTTCACCAGCACCGACACATAGCCTGCATGGTGAGGAGGGAAAGAAACATGACATGTCTACAAACCTGGAGAGATAACGAGTGACAGTAAAgtaaatgtgaatgtgaattgAGAAGAATCTTGCGATATGATTCATACCACGATATAGGGGTTATGATTCAATAAATTGcgatttttaaaactgtaacCTTAAAAAGAACAGTCCCTGTAACAAGCTAGCGATATGTTGGAATTAAAGATTCAAATAGCTGAAGACTGATTTCTGCACTGCTATCTAGAAGTCgggtttaaacacaacacaaaataaaccACCGCCACAAATCTCAGCATGTAAACTATTAATTAAATATCCATAGTGCTTTTGTTAATTGACACAGTATCACAATACACCACGTTCCTGTATAAATATCTTCTAACAGCCCTACAGTGATGTAGGGTCTGACCTTGTCGAGGGTCGCTGTAGGATGTCCGTGGATCTCCTGGCCGAGGGGGCTTCTTCTTAGAGAAGCTGATGATTCGTGTGATCTTGCGGCCCGCAGCTAAAGCTCCCCGTTTCACCTTACCTGCGTAAGAAAGAGGTTGCATATTTTCCAGATTTATTTTGGGAAGGGGAAACTGTAATTCGCCTAAGATTAACACATTTCACTACACTATGGACTACGAAAATTAAATAACATGTTGACAGCTGGGCAAACTCCATgtgctgatgaagaccatgagaAAGATGTGGTTTAATAAAGCTAGTAAGAGGACCTTgaattaaaggagctgtatacaacattcagagcatatctgtgATTCAGACTCTGAGCAGGATTGTCTGTACACGGCTTTcagcatggaggtggctgagccggtGGCTtggctaacagtgctaacagcgtGAATAGTGCttacaatggcaacagtgctgacagtgctaaccatgGGGAATAGGAGGGTGGATGCACAGTGCAGAGTGATggcaattagctagccagtgggacacacttgcactaacatgcatgccCAGACAGACTGTCtaacacaacaaagaacagagaagcttggattacaacacaaacagaaagacTTCACTCTCTGCGtgggatgccattactccactctGTCTTTACACAGTTAAAAGATGCTTGCTGCTTTtgtaatgctctgaatgtcatatacagaacctttaatattttttgtcagaCTGCTGTATTGATttgaggctgtgtgtgtctctgtctcaccaTTTTCTCTGCAGTTCTCTCCAGTTGACACACCCACACTGTCTGAGTCTGATGTGTTCCTCTCTGCAGATAACCTctgagggagaaacacacaaacacaagttaAGACTTTTCAACAGCAACAGAGTCCAAGCCCTACACAggatctgtctgtctgccagtgTCAAACTGGAGCTTAGCCTTCTACACTTGTCTTAATTAAGAGCTGGATAACTATACTTGAGATAGTTCTATTACAAGCTTACATGTGTCTGCCTCTGAATTCTTTTACACATAATGAGACAAACACTTATTTTCTGCCCTTTTCTCCTACCAGCGAATAGCGGCTCCTCTCTCTTCAccctatgtatttatttatgacaGGGCAGTTTTATGTTCTGACAGGTTTGTGAGCTCTAAAGAGGATGTGTCTGCTCCAGCACTGACTCACCACCACTATCATTGCTGTCTTAACATCCAATTACGCTACATATCCtctttgttttgcaagtcaaatACAGGTATCACTGTGTATTGTATCTAGCCAAACAATTATTTAGGAAAATTGATGGTGACAACACAATTACTGCTTGCCATCAACTTTTCCTCACCTTAGCTGTACAGACGATTTATGGATTAGAGGTAAAAATGAGAGGGACGTGCAGACACAAACATCCTCTCTCCTGTACTTACCTTGTCAAGTTCAGTTTTTCTTGGAATGATGGGAGACGCAGATTCCTCAGGCCCTACGCTCTGACCACTCACCTCTCTGACAACCTGCGGGAATATTTTACATGTGTCACTCTAAGCTGTACACTTCCTTCTGAGGTTTGTTTTTCCACACCGTCAAATCTGCTTGCAGTGACTGGCGACAAGATTGATGGCTGTGTTAACTGTCTGTATGCCTGCAAGCATACATACACTTTCCAGTTGTAGCTTACCCTGAGCCATCTGTGGGCCTGCTCCTTGCTTTGTACCGCCAACACCAGTGCATCTCCGTTGGGTAAGGTGAACCGGAGTTCATGGTGCTTCCTCTTGCTGTCTTTGGGTGCATAGACCACAGTGCACTGGGGCAGCAGCAGGTCCACATAGGGGCATGTGTCCTTAGAACTCTTGTAGCACTGCAGAAAGGAGAACACATAGGATACTGTAAACTGGTGAAGAAGGGAAGAATTGAAAAGGCTGTGTATGTATCCGGAGTGTATGCTTGCATGCTTACTGAACATCTCCTTACCTGTAGTCTGTTCTCTCGTATGACAGTAAGCTGTTTTGCCCATTGGCCGAAACGTTTCTTGCGCAGCAGGAAGGCGCAAATGCGACAGTCCCTGGCTGGAGGCATGGAGCTCTCGTCTGAGGGCCACTGATGAGTGAGTTGGACACCAGGGCTCctctcttcctcatcctcctcgtATGACTCATAGGAACTGCTCAGGGCATCAGAATCATTGTCTGAGAGGGCGACAACAGAGAAGATAAAGCTTTATTTCTTATAACAAGGCTTTTTATCACGTAAATTGTTCATTGGGGAGGGGGCTCTGTTTTCAACTCACAtgagtttttgcggtgtgtgtttatgcaggTAGTGGGGTAGTTGTTTTCTGCGTCTTCATACCCATCCTCTATAGAATTGGGAGGGCTAGACCTGACTGAAAATGGAGGACATGAAAAAAATTCCTAATTACTCCTTATGTTCCATCATGTACTTTAATGCGACTTGTTCTTTGTAATTATTGGCTTCGAGGTTTTTACAGCAAAATGACACTCAGGGCAGTGAGTTCAGCAGAGGCGGGAAGATGCTGACCTCGTGTGATGATGTACTCGGGCAACTTGCCAGGACTGAGGGGCACAGCCTCCTCATAATACTCCTCGGGAGGAGGCGTTGTGggcagagggggaggagagtCAGCTGAGTGCGGGGCTGGGGAGTCTGCACAGTTCTGCTAGgaggaaacacacaaacacaactctcGAATTTCCCTCATAAATacgaaggattttttttttcacagcctAAGAACTACatcatcaaagagacacagagtaAAACCCTCAAAATGATATCCATAAATTAGACACATGGGTTCTGGGCGGGTCCCTAAATCTTTACTCTTCCAACAGCTTGCAGGGTGAGGAACATATGTGCATGGGAAACCCCCATAACATGGAATACaatctctgtttttctttgcttttctctaCAAGTCATCTATAGGTGTTATAGTCCTTTGAGAAGTTTGATTTGGATGGTGAGTGCTGAGGGATACTATATATAGCCCACTTGCCTGTTTTAAagtgtcagtttgtgtgttcttttcttcttttagaTCATCTGTGACATCCTTAAGGTCTCCAAGCTGGCAGTCtataaaacacagcaacataCATTGAAACCCACACTTATATATATTAAGGTAACATGATATTTACAGCTCATTAATATAGATAGGTGTACAATTAACAGCACTCAAACTCACCAAATGTGTCAAAGAGGGACTCTACGAAGCTGGTGCCATTTCTGTAAACTGCTGAGTTCATATAGATGTAGTCTGTTCCTGAAACTGGAGGCAAGAACAGACACATTTTATCCTTTAAAATGTTGTGTGTATTGCACGTTTTTATTATGTGtgtcacagacaaaaaaagagaacagaaaaaaagttgcGGTCCTAACACCAAACAACTTTTCAAGCGATTTCACTGTTGTGGACAAACTTCCATTGTCAGCATAAAATCCTGTGATTGTTGTCATATAACTCTGAGCTTTGAGATTCGTATACAATCAAATACGTCAAATACTATTgtaagtttttagtcttggctcatgcaagTAGAGAAATTCAACAATGTAAACATGGTCAACAACCAAAAGGTGCGGAGCAGCAAACTGGGTAGACAGTAGACATGGAGGAGACTCCACAGAGGCACAAGAGCATGAACAAGTCTTGGTTTTCTTGAattgtggaaaaggagg encodes the following:
- the afap1l1a gene encoding actin filament-associated protein 1-like 1 isoform X1; the protein is MDSITRGMETNGTKSMEVLVNELGVLLKMLDQENLSSSTQEKKTSVWNLLQQIQPSVSGTDYIYMNSAVYRNGTSFVESLFDTFDCQLGDLKDVTDDLKEEKNTQTDTLKQQNCADSPAPHSADSPPPLPTTPPPEEYYEEAVPLSPGKLPEYIITRVRSSPPNSIEDGYEDAENNYPTTCINTHRKNSYNDSDALSSSYESYEEDEEERSPGVQLTHQWPSDESSMPPARDCRICAFLLRKKRFGQWAKQLTVIRENRLQCYKSSKDTCPYVDLLLPQCTVVYAPKDSKRKHHELRFTLPNGDALVLAVQSKEQAHRWLRVVREVSGQSVGPEESASPIIPRKTELDKRLSAERNTSDSDSVGVSTGENCRENGKVKRGALAAGRKITRIISFSKKKPPRPGDPRTSYSDPRQGYVSVLVNQVWREQWCCVCRGSLHFYHDKGDPRTSLPSLPLHGCEVVPGLGPKHPFAFRILRNSTEVAALEANSSEDLGRWLGVLLAETGSATDPESLHYDYVDVDTIANIRDAARHSFLWVTSSSSTSTDSRTYDEVPNEDMQSGENRRQQSGNQGKRRSSFSSSDSDRTKPLVSLKRTGSNANQYGKYGKTRAEEDAKRYLKEKEDLERERDGIRNALVTLRKEKRELKEELKTASERRQTSLNNRVSKLEDTCRAKEAERVDLELRLSQVQENLKKSLAGGALGAPVEAKPPVKASSKKTQNIYSDSLPVNCALEMRRRPPSVYAATGTVMQKAKEWESKKAT
- the afap1l1a gene encoding actin filament-associated protein 1-like 1 isoform X3, with translation MVGLSSTAAVEAMEVLVNELGVLLKMLDQENLSSSTQEKKTSVWNLLQQIQPSVSGTDYIYMNSAVYRNGTSFVESLFDTFDCQLGDLKDVTDDLKEEKNTQTDTLKQQNCADSPAPHSADSPPPLPTTPPPEEYYEEAVPLSPGKLPEYIITRVRSSPPNSIEDGYEDAENNYPTTCINTHRKNSYNDSDALSSSYESYEEDEEERSPGVQLTHQWPSDESSMPPARDCRICAFLLRKKRFGQWAKQLTVIRENRLQCYKSSKDTCPYVDLLLPQCTVVYAPKDSKRKHHELRFTLPNGDALVLAVQSKEQAHRWLRVVREVSGQSVGPEESASPIIPRKTELDKRLSAERNTSDSDSVGVSTGENCRENGKVKRGALAAGRKITRIISFSKKKPPRPGDPRTSYSDPRQGYVSVLVNQVWREQWCCVCRGSLHFYHDKGDPRTSLPSLPLHGCEVVPGLGPKHPFAFRILRNSTEVAALEANSSEDLGRWLGVLLAETGSATDPESLHYDYVDVDTIANIRDAARHSFLWVTSSSSTSTDSRTYDEVPNEDMQSGENRRQQSGNQGKRRSSFSSSDSDRTKPLVSLKRTGSNANQYGKYGKTRAEEDAKRYLKEKEDLERERDGIRNALVTLRKEKRELKEELKTASERRQTSLNNRVSKLEDTCRAKEAERVDLELRLSQVQENLKKSLAGGALGAPVEAKPPVKASSKKTQNIYSDSLPVNCALEMRRRPPSVYAATGTVMQKAKEWESKKAT
- the afap1l1a gene encoding actin filament-associated protein 1-like 1 isoform X2, which produces MDSITRGMETNGTKSMEVLVNELGVLLKMLDQENLSSSTQEKKTSVWNLLQQIQPSVSGTDYIYMNSAVYRNGTSFVESLFDTFDCQLGDLKDVTDDLKEEKNTQTDTLKQNCADSPAPHSADSPPPLPTTPPPEEYYEEAVPLSPGKLPEYIITRVRSSPPNSIEDGYEDAENNYPTTCINTHRKNSYNDSDALSSSYESYEEDEEERSPGVQLTHQWPSDESSMPPARDCRICAFLLRKKRFGQWAKQLTVIRENRLQCYKSSKDTCPYVDLLLPQCTVVYAPKDSKRKHHELRFTLPNGDALVLAVQSKEQAHRWLRVVREVSGQSVGPEESASPIIPRKTELDKRLSAERNTSDSDSVGVSTGENCRENGKVKRGALAAGRKITRIISFSKKKPPRPGDPRTSYSDPRQGYVSVLVNQVWREQWCCVCRGSLHFYHDKGDPRTSLPSLPLHGCEVVPGLGPKHPFAFRILRNSTEVAALEANSSEDLGRWLGVLLAETGSATDPESLHYDYVDVDTIANIRDAARHSFLWVTSSSSTSTDSRTYDEVPNEDMQSGENRRQQSGNQGKRRSSFSSSDSDRTKPLVSLKRTGSNANQYGKYGKTRAEEDAKRYLKEKEDLERERDGIRNALVTLRKEKRELKEELKTASERRQTSLNNRVSKLEDTCRAKEAERVDLELRLSQVQENLKKSLAGGALGAPVEAKPPVKASSKKTQNIYSDSLPVNCALEMRRRPPSVYAATGTVMQKAKEWESKKAT